The segment TACATCGCTGCAAAGCATCGTCATCGGCCTTGTGCTTGTCCTTGCCGTGTTCAGCGACAAATATTTCCACCGTCGCTATAGCGACCCGACCAGCTAGGAGCATAGGGATATGAACGATATCAAAACCGGTCAAAACCCGCTGGTCGAAATGCGCGACATTCATATCAGCTTTGGCGGGGTCAAGGCGGTCGACGGGGTTTCCATCGATCTTTATCCCGGCGAAGTGGTTGGCGTGCTTGGCCATAATGGTGCAGGCAAATCAACCCTGATCAAGGTGCTTTCGGGCGCATATAAGGCCGATACAGGCCAGATCATCGTCGATGGTCGTGAAGCCAAAATTGAAAATGCGCGCGATGCCCGTGACAACAATATCGAAACCATCTATCAGAACCTGGCCCTTGCCGATAATCTTGACGCCGCTCAGAACCTGTTTCTGGGTCGCGAAATCGTCGACAAGCTCGGCTTTCTGGATGACGCAGCGATGGAACACAAGGCGCGCGAAGTCCTGCATCGCCTGAACCCGAATTTCCATAAATTCACATCACCGGTTTCGGCCCTTTCGGGCGGGCAACGCCAATCGGTCGCAATTGCGCGCGCGCTTTTGTTCGAAGCCCGCGTCCTGATCATGGATGAACCCTGCGCGGCACTTGGCGTGCATGAAACCCGCATGGTCGGCGAACTGATTGCCCAGCTTAAACGTGACGGGCTCGGTATTTTGTTGATCAGTCACGATCTTCATGATGTGTTTGATTTGTCTGATCGTTTGCATGTTATGAAGAACGGCAAGCTGGTCGGCACCGTCCCGACCAAGGATGTCACCCATGACGATGTTCTGGGCATGATCATTCTGGGTAAAATGCCCGAACATCTTATGCATCTGGCCGGGCCGGGTGCCACCAACGCCCCGAACAAAGAGGCTCCCGAATGACTATCGACTTTCCGAATACCGCCCGCGATATTCTGCCCGACGATCATGGCAATGCCATCTTGGTTGGTCGCGTCTGGGATCCACGTGTTTCCGGCCCGACCCCGGTCGTTGTCGATCAGGGAAACCTTCGCGATATCAGCAAACTGGCCCCGACGATCAGCCAGCTTCTCGAACGCGAGGACTTGGTGTCCCAGCTTCGTAACCCGTCGGGTTTCCCGCTGGTCGGCACCCTGGATGACATTGTTGCCGCATCCAGGCCCGGTGCAGGATCGCAAACCTTGCAT is part of the Thalassospira lucentensis genome and harbors:
- a CDS encoding ATP-binding cassette domain-containing protein, which produces MNDIKTGQNPLVEMRDIHISFGGVKAVDGVSIDLYPGEVVGVLGHNGAGKSTLIKVLSGAYKADTGQIIVDGREAKIENARDARDNNIETIYQNLALADNLDAAQNLFLGREIVDKLGFLDDAAMEHKAREVLHRLNPNFHKFTSPVSALSGGQRQSVAIARALLFEARVLIMDEPCAALGVHETRMVGELIAQLKRDGLGILLISHDLHDVFDLSDRLHVMKNGKLVGTVPTKDVTHDDVLGMIILGKMPEHLMHLAGPGATNAPNKEAPE